The window TCACAAAAGAGAGGAGAGCATCTGCTGCTTTCATTAATGGGGTTTGTTCATAAAATTGTTCCGGACGTGGCTTTCCGTGCGATTCAATTGTCTATTTATGTAGCCGGTTTTTTTATGTGGCGAGATTTTCTTCTATGAAAATTTCTAAATGAGTCATTTTCTTTAAATCTTTTTTTACTTATTAAGAGATGTTATGTTCTATCGTCAAATTCACATGAATAGTATCAACAGTTGCCAAAAATCGATTCTCAGTTTATTGCCGTGATGTTTTATATATGTTCAACTACATTCATAACAGGAAAACAAACAGGATCATAAAGGGACGCTATATGCAGATAACTTACATCGGCACAATACAGACACCGTTTGAAGACCGCGAAGGCATGCCAATCCAGCCCACCGGCGGCAAAGATGTTCAGGGCCGGGTTATCATCCACCGGAGTAGGAACACTGAAAATGTCCGATCGGGGAGGTTGGAGGAAAACCAGGTCAAAGCCCGAACCGTGACCTCAGATAGCAGATTTATCTAATGGATGCAGCAGTGACCAGGATCGAAAAGCTGGTAAAGAATTTTGAAGTGATGTACGAATTTTCAAGCGATTGCTTAAAAAGGAGAGTCTCATGAAATTTTTATTCAAACCATTCCCATTGTTTTTGCCCTTCCTGATTTTCAACTTGATCATATTTTTCTCAGGATCAGCAGGGGCTATTCTGCCCCAAAAGCCTGTGATCGTGTCATCGACCACCCAGATTGCCGATTTTGTCCGGCAGGTAGTAGGAGACCAAGCCGTGGTCAAGAGCATTCTGGCTCCCGGGGCTGATCCCCATATCTATAACGTCACCCCGGCTGATGTCCAAATCGTGCTTGGTGCCGATCTTTGTATCGAAAACGGCCTTCATCTGGAGGGCAAAAACTGGATGGGGTCATTGGCAAAGGATGCCCAAAAGCCCCTGATTACCGCCACCGACGACATCCAAGCCCTTACCATCAGCGAGGGCGGTCAATCTATCCCCGATCCTCATTCCTGGTTTTCTTTGAGAAATGTCGCTGTATATATCAATAATATCACCAAGGCTGTCATTGCGCTGGATTCCGAGCATCAGCAACAGTACCAAGCCCGGGCTAAGCTTTTTCTTCAACAGTTGCGGGTTCTGGACGCCTGGATTCGGGAGCAGATCAACACCATTCCTCCCCAACGGCGAATTCTTGTGACCACCCACGATGCCTTCAACTATTTCTGCCGGGAATACCGGCTTAATGAAAAAAATAATTTTCTTTCCATTGCCCCTGTGGGATGGTCCACCGGTGCGGAAGTCGGTGCAGGCATTACCCCGGAGCGCCGCCGTAAGGTGGTGGACTCCATTAAGACTTCCGGAGCCCCGGCCATCTTTGTGGAAACCACCATCAACCCCAAGCAAATTCGGGAGATCGCCAAGGAGACCGGGGTAAAAATCGGTGGCGAGCTCTACTCCGACTCAATGGGGCCTGAAGGGACTGCAGAGGAAACCTATATCGGCATGATGCGGGAAAATACCCTGCTCATGGTCAATGCGTTAAAATAAGTAGGTATTATGCGATTTTTACTCTGTATACTCATCTGGATTTTCTTTGTCGGCGGGCTTTGGGCCTACACGGCACAGAGGGATGCTTCCCTGCCCAAGGGCACTGCACCAGTAGCGGATCGGGATGTGCTCACCGGGGAGTACGTCCTGGAGATTACCCCCGGTTTTTCCATTGATAAAGATCCTTTTGCCCTATCCCTGGATGATGCCCCCCAGTCTCCAGGTCTTGAGGTTCGCCTTAACGGCCAGGCCCTGACTGTGGGCTCAGGTGAGATATCCCGGGGGAAAGTTATACGGATCACAGAGGGCCTTACCCCGACTGCCGGATTCAACGAGTTTTACGTCCAGGCCAGTCCGCCCATGTCCGAAACCCATCTGGATCATGGCTTGAAAATACGCTTTCTGGACAGGGGGTCGCCAGTGATTGACCAGACAGTCTGGGGAAGCCGGGGGGCATTGGTAGCCGGGACGGTAAGCTTTTCCCTGACTGCGCACAAGGAGGATAACCATGACCACTGACACTCCTTTTGCCATTGAAGTATCGAACCTTACCGTCAGCTACAATGCCAGACCCGCTCTCCTGGATGTCAGTGTCAGGATTGAGAAAGACCACCTGATCGGGGTCATCGG is drawn from uncultured Desulfobacter sp. and contains these coding sequences:
- a CDS encoding zinc ABC transporter substrate-binding protein, with amino-acid sequence MKFLFKPFPLFLPFLIFNLIIFFSGSAGAILPQKPVIVSSTTQIADFVRQVVGDQAVVKSILAPGADPHIYNVTPADVQIVLGADLCIENGLHLEGKNWMGSLAKDAQKPLITATDDIQALTISEGGQSIPDPHSWFSLRNVAVYINNITKAVIALDSEHQQQYQARAKLFLQQLRVLDAWIREQINTIPPQRRILVTTHDAFNYFCREYRLNEKNNFLSIAPVGWSTGAEVGAGITPERRRKVVDSIKTSGAPAIFVETTINPKQIREIAKETGVKIGGELYSDSMGPEGTAEETYIGMMRENTLLMVNALK